CAAATAAGGGCATTCCCGACCACCTTCTGATTGTAACACTTGCCGTAGAGCTGATCTACCTGGTGCGTGTTACCTTCGACGGTGATGAAAAAGGGGGGAGCAGTGCCGGAGATGTTGCATCCATAATCTACCTGTTCCTTTTGCTCTGGTTTTTGGTCACCGGGAAGTCGGCGCTGCTGGACAAGATGCTCTTCCCACAACCTGAGCCGGTGCTGGAACTCTTTGTGGCCGAACTGCCGGACATGCTGAAGGGACTAGTCAACTCCCTGATCCTTCTGGTCAGCGGTTACCTGCTGGCACTGATTACAGGGGTTCCCTTGGGGCTCCTTATCGGCTGGCGCGGTAGACTCTTTCGGGCGGTCAATCCCTTCACCAAGGTGCTGGGGCCGATCCCTCCCATCGTCTACATACCCTATGCCATTGCCTTGTTGCCCAGCTTTCGCGCCGCATCCATCTTCGTCATCTTCATCGGCGCCTTCTGGCCGATCTTCATCAATACCGTTAATGGCGTGTTCAACATACCCAAGGGGCTGATCGATTCGGCCCGGGTGCTCAATCTGCGGGAGACGACGCTGCTGTTCCGGGTAATCCTGCCCGGCGCCATGCCTTCCATATGCACCGGGGCAACCCTGGCACTCGTATTCTCGCTGGTCCTTCTTACTGCCGCCGAGTTGATTGGCGCCAATTCCGGCATCGGCTGGTATGTGAAGAACTTCGCCGATTTCGCCGATTACCAGCGGGTCATTGTCGGCATCATCTTCATCAGCCTGGTGGTGACAGGCATTACCTGGGGGACGGAGCGGCTGGAGCGGCGGCTGTTGCGCTGGAGAAATTGAGTGTTTACTCAGAAAAACTGATCCAATACACGGAGGTTTTGACAATGAATCATTTAAAGAAACTTGCACAGGCGGCTCTGGCCTTGACGTTCGCCGTTACATTGGCCAGTCCGGCAACGGCAGCAAACAGGCCGACACTCAAGGTTGGCTACGCCCCTGGCGGCGGCAGCGTTCTGACCTTTATTGCCAAGGATCAGAAGCTGTTCGAAAAAGAAGGGATAGAAGTGGAACTGGTTCAGTTCGCCAGCTCCGCGGACGGGCTCAATGCCCTTAACAGCGGCAAAGTGGATGTGGGGATTTCCTTTGGCACCGCAGGCCCCCTGACGTTCATTTCCAAGGGTTCCGACTTTACCATTATCGGCGGCCACCTCTCGGGCGGTCATCCGGTTCTCGCTTTGCCGGCCAAAGCCGGACAATTCAAGTCCATCAGGGATTTCAAGGGTAAGACCGTGGCCACTCCCCGTATTTATACTGCCGACATCGTCTGGCGCGGCGCCCTCAAACGAGCCGGTCTGGATCCCAACAAAGATGTGAAGATTATCGAGCTGAAGAATCCATCTGCCGTTCTCGAGGCGGTAAAGGCGGGCAAGGTGGACGCCGGTATCGGCGCTTCTTCAGTGCTGGTAAAGGCCAGGGAATCCGGTGTGGCCATAGTGGGCTGGAGCAATGATTACTTCCCAAACCACCCCTGCTGCAGGATCGTGGCCAAAGGAAAGGCGGTCAAGGAAAACCCCGAAGCTTACCGTGCTTTCTTGCGGGCGGTTCTCCAGGCGGAAAAACTGAAGGCCGCAAACCCACGATTGGCAGTGGAGGAGAATAAGAAGTTCCTGGGCATGGATGAAAGCATGGCGAAGGAATTTACCCTGGAACCGCACCAGCATGTTCAAGCCGACCCCGACAAAAAAGGTGTCAAGCAGATGTGGGAGGACATGAAGTCCATCGACTACCTGCAGACCGATCTGGATGTCAATCGCCACATCAATGTCGAGTTGTACCGCGACGCCTTGAATGAGCTTTTGCGTCGCAACCCCAAGGACAAATACTTCAAGAATGCAAAAAAGATCTTTGCCAGGCAGAACCTATAGAAATTGATAGGGAATTGGGGAGTGAACGGGATGACGATCATTAAAAAATATGGCGGATCAATCGCTCTGCTGGTGCTGCTGATGGCGCTTTTCGAGATAGCCACCGACCTGACCGGCTGGCTTGAGCCGGTCCTCTTTCCCGGATTGGTTAAAATCCTGCCTGAACTGAAGCGGTCTTTTCCCAAGCTTTTGCAGGGACTGGTGAACTCCTTCGGGCTGCTCCTTCCCAGTTATGCCCTGGCCCTGGTGCTCGGCATCGGGGGTGGCCTGCTGGTGGGCTTTTGCGGGAGGCTCAGGACAATTCTGATGCCGATCTTCCGGGGCGTCAGCCCGATCCCCCCGACCATGCTGATTCCTTATGCCATAGCGATTCTGCCAACTTTCTGGCTGTCTTCGGCCTTCATCATCTTTGCCGGGGCCTTCTGGCCGATCCTGATGGGGACCATCCACGGAGTTACGCTATTGGAGGAACGCTATCTTGATAACGCCAGCGCTTTGGGGTTGGGCGGTTTCCGGCTGATGAGAAAAGTCATCTTCCCCGGTGCCCTGCCGATGATTTTCAGCGGCGCCGGCATGGCGCTGGTTTTCAGCTTCATCCTGCTGACCGTGGCGGAGATGTTCGGCGCCAAAGCCGGGATGGGGCACTTTATCCAATATTACGCCGATTTTTCCGATTACCCGAAGGTGTTGGCCGGCATGCTCTTCATGTCATTGGTCATCGTGCTGATAATGGAACTGTTCGACCTGCTCCAGAAGCGCCTTCTCCATTGGACCGGCAAAAGATAGGAACCTGATACGATGCTACCGCAAGGCGATCACAATTCACTGTTTATCAACGAGATTCCCAAATGGGGGGAGCCATATCCCAACATCCTGAACCGGCAGTCGGTCCTTGAATGCCTGACCGATTACCTCCTCCAGGTGAACTACCGGGGATACAGGCCAGACCCTCGCAAAGTGCTGGCGGTAAGGCAATCTGACCGGACGGCGACCCTGCGTAACGCCTCTGCTCCCATTCGCCAGGAGGTTTACTACTTCATCGAGGGGGAGATCTTCCCCAAGGAAGGAACCACCCGGATGAAAGTGGGACAGTCACCGTCAGAGCTTGCCGAGGAACTACTGGTACAGCATTATGAGCGGCTTTACATCTGGGTCGCTTATGACTTTACCAAGGGGTCGCCCCCCGGCTTCAGAAAGCCATTCGACAATCCCTTGATCATCAAAGGTTCATCGTGCCCGAATCCTGAACAGGTCAATAGACGTCAGGCGCCGGAAGGGGTTAACCCGCGATTTTTCCTTCCCGACCCTCTAGCGGCCAATATTGGTGATGGGGGTATCAGCCCCGATGTTGCCCTGGATGAGATCGCCAGCTTTGTGACGGACCTGGTGAAGAGGGATTTCCGCAATGCCTTGCCGGAGGGGGACAACCCCCCTATCTGGGACGAGCCGCTCATTGGTATAGCCTCAGCCACCGATCCTCTTTTCGAGCGGTTCCAGGACCCTGAGGTGGTTGGCCCCTGTCACCGTTTCCCCGAGGAATGGCTGCCGGGCGCCCGCTCGGTCATCAGCGTCTTCCTGCCGTTTACCGGGCATATTTCGGAGAACTACAGCAGGAGCCAGCGTTATTCGGCGGTGGAATTCTCATCGGGCAAATGGAACGGTTCCAAGTTCCTCAATGTGGTGCGCAGGGCCTTGGTCCGCTTTGCCGAAAGCCATGGGGCAAGCGCCGTCGCCCCCAACATCGATCCCCGCTATGACTCTGACGGCTGGCTGCCGTTCTGGTCCGAGCGCCATGCCGCCCTTGCCGCCGGCTTAGGTACCTTCGGCCTGCATCAGAACTTCATCAGCGAAAAGGGTGCTTTTGGCCGCCTCTGCAGCGTGGTCACCACCCTTAATCTCAAACCGACGGAACGCCGCTACACGGAAGTGTATGGCTACTGTCTCTATGCTTTTGACGGTAGCTGCCGGGCCTGCATCAACCGCTGCCCGACGGGGGCGATCACCGATGCCGGGAAAATACCGGGAAGATGCGAGACCCATGGTAACAAGGAGCA
This region of Geotalea daltonii FRC-32 genomic DNA includes:
- a CDS encoding ABC transporter substrate-binding protein — encoded protein: MNHLKKLAQAALALTFAVTLASPATAANRPTLKVGYAPGGGSVLTFIAKDQKLFEKEGIEVELVQFASSADGLNALNSGKVDVGISFGTAGPLTFISKGSDFTIIGGHLSGGHPVLALPAKAGQFKSIRDFKGKTVATPRIYTADIVWRGALKRAGLDPNKDVKIIELKNPSAVLEAVKAGKVDAGIGASSVLVKARESGVAIVGWSNDYFPNHPCCRIVAKGKAVKENPEAYRAFLRAVLQAEKLKAANPRLAVEENKKFLGMDESMAKEFTLEPHQHVQADPDKKGVKQMWEDMKSIDYLQTDLDVNRHINVELYRDALNELLRRNPKDKYFKNAKKIFARQNL
- a CDS encoding epoxyqueuosine reductase, whose protein sequence is MLPQGDHNSLFINEIPKWGEPYPNILNRQSVLECLTDYLLQVNYRGYRPDPRKVLAVRQSDRTATLRNASAPIRQEVYYFIEGEIFPKEGTTRMKVGQSPSELAEELLVQHYERLYIWVAYDFTKGSPPGFRKPFDNPLIIKGSSCPNPEQVNRRQAPEGVNPRFFLPDPLAANIGDGGISPDVALDEIASFVTDLVKRDFRNALPEGDNPPIWDEPLIGIASATDPLFERFQDPEVVGPCHRFPEEWLPGARSVISVFLPFTGHISENYSRSQRYSAVEFSSGKWNGSKFLNVVRRALVRFAESHGASAVAPNIDPRYDSDGWLPFWSERHAALAAGLGTFGLHQNFISEKGAFGRLCSVVTTLNLKPTERRYTEVYGYCLYAFDGSCRACINRCPTGAITDAGKIPGRCETHGNKEHLKDWNYGSCGHCSTWIPCSRGIPAKIRKTL
- a CDS encoding ABC transporter permease is translated as MTIIKKYGGSIALLVLLMALFEIATDLTGWLEPVLFPGLVKILPELKRSFPKLLQGLVNSFGLLLPSYALALVLGIGGGLLVGFCGRLRTILMPIFRGVSPIPPTMLIPYAIAILPTFWLSSAFIIFAGAFWPILMGTIHGVTLLEERYLDNASALGLGGFRLMRKVIFPGALPMIFSGAGMALVFSFILLTVAEMFGAKAGMGHFIQYYADFSDYPKVLAGMLFMSLVIVLIMELFDLLQKRLLHWTGKR
- a CDS encoding ABC transporter permease is translated as MKRFVTIANLLFIVLVGTLFLAANKGIPDHLLIVTLAVELIYLVRVTFDGDEKGGSSAGDVASIIYLFLLLWFLVTGKSALLDKMLFPQPEPVLELFVAELPDMLKGLVNSLILLVSGYLLALITGVPLGLLIGWRGRLFRAVNPFTKVLGPIPPIVYIPYAIALLPSFRAASIFVIFIGAFWPIFINTVNGVFNIPKGLIDSARVLNLRETTLLFRVILPGAMPSICTGATLALVFSLVLLTAAELIGANSGIGWYVKNFADFADYQRVIVGIIFISLVVTGITWGTERLERRLLRWRN